One window of Saprospiraceae bacterium genomic DNA carries:
- a CDS encoding methionyl-tRNA formyltransferase, with the protein MRVLFMGTPEFAIPSLDAIHREHTLVAVITSPDKPAGRGHQLQVSAVKTYCQDHKIPLLQPKNLKSEKFLNRVKALDPDINVIVAFRMLPIALINLPKFGSLNLHASLLPKYRGAAPIQRAIMAGETKTGLTVFRLAHEIDTGDLVNSLEVAIGSDETGGELHDRLAQAGAPLLIKSLQEIESNTANYKTQNDELVSAAPKIFKDDCRIDWTKSTVVVYNLIRALIPYPCAWFVDKGKTYKIHKASKINQTHTLIPGEWLIDTDSLKIACSDGYIEIFEIQAEGKRKVTAREFINGLQNRDIRKLE; encoded by the coding sequence ATGCGCGTACTATTTATGGGAACTCCGGAGTTTGCAATTCCATCATTAGATGCGATACATCGCGAACACACTCTAGTTGCCGTCATTACTTCCCCTGATAAACCTGCTGGCAGAGGCCATCAGTTGCAGGTTTCCGCAGTTAAAACCTATTGCCAAGATCATAAAATACCTCTTTTACAACCAAAAAACCTCAAATCTGAAAAATTTCTAAATCGGGTCAAAGCTCTTGATCCTGATATTAATGTGATTGTTGCGTTTCGGATGTTGCCAATTGCACTCATTAACTTACCAAAATTTGGATCTTTGAATTTACATGCTTCCCTACTACCGAAATACAGAGGTGCAGCACCAATTCAACGCGCGATCATGGCTGGAGAAACAAAAACGGGTTTAACCGTTTTTAGGTTAGCGCATGAAATTGATACCGGGGATCTCGTCAATTCCTTGGAAGTAGCAATCGGTTCAGATGAGACAGGAGGCGAATTGCATGATAGATTGGCTCAAGCAGGTGCACCTCTTTTGATTAAAAGTTTACAAGAAATAGAATCTAATACAGCTAATTATAAAACTCAGAATGATGAACTAGTCAGCGCTGCTCCAAAAATATTCAAAGATGATTGCAGAATTGACTGGACAAAATCAACCGTGGTTGTTTACAATTTAATTCGTGCACTTATACCCTATCCTTGTGCATGGTTTGTGGACAAGGGAAAGACGTATAAAATTCACAAAGCATCAAAAATAAATCAAACTCATACCTTGATTCCTGGAGAATGGCTTATAGATACGGATTCCTTAAAAATTGCATGTTCTGATGGCTATATAGAAATATTTGAAATTCAGGCTGAAGGCAAGCGTAAAGTCACAGCCAGAGAATTTATAAACGGATTACAAAACCGTGACATTAGAAAACTGGAATAG
- a CDS encoding LptF/LptG family permease, with amino-acid sequence MIAIKKIDLMLIKGFIPPFFISFFMALFVLVMQVFWLYIDDILGKGAGILVILEFLFYLSFSLTPLALPIGVLMAGVFLFGNLGEQYELSSMKSAGISLFRIMLPVMLMALFVALFSWICSDYIIPRSNLKYLSRLHDLKRQKPTLGLDEAVFNEDFYGYTIRIGHKSSNGNDISDILIYDHSKFENSGEKTTISAATGKMYVTDEDKFMVMALQNGTVYQDPGRRNSSGSELPYIRTSFNELVKVFDLSEFQLDRTDEDLFKNDKRMKNSQQLRQEIDSIGRTLNRKSHDLLTTLSLDRILNNKGDTITKTSPFTHFYSKQNLALLDSLIWDYETKGTDLFKPLSTKIIQNVEINLERRNTFVKETRQIKVQKAKFEYELFIKYSLAVVCLLFIFVGAPLGAIVRKGGYGYPFIICILVFAAYILLNTFCKRLTEGLKIPTVWAAWLPCIILTIPGIFITWSAMRDRNAWEDIKLLSRRLTKLIWSSKTK; translated from the coding sequence ATGATAGCCATTAAGAAAATAGATCTTATGTTGATAAAAGGCTTTATACCGCCTTTTTTCATATCGTTCTTTATGGCCTTATTCGTTTTGGTCATGCAAGTTTTTTGGCTTTATATTGATGATATCCTGGGTAAAGGAGCTGGTATTTTAGTTATTTTGGAATTTCTATTTTATTTAAGTTTTTCATTAACCCCATTGGCTTTACCTATTGGTGTCTTGATGGCAGGTGTTTTTTTATTTGGAAATTTAGGTGAGCAATATGAACTCTCCAGTATGAAGTCAGCTGGAATTTCATTGTTTCGCATTATGCTGCCTGTAATGCTCATGGCATTATTTGTAGCACTCTTTTCATGGATTTGTTCTGATTATATTATCCCAAGATCGAATCTTAAATACCTAAGCCGTTTGCATGATCTTAAGCGCCAAAAACCAACCTTGGGATTGGATGAGGCTGTGTTTAATGAAGACTTTTATGGTTATACCATTCGAATCGGGCACAAAAGTTCAAATGGAAATGATATTTCCGATATTTTGATTTACGATCACAGTAAATTTGAAAATTCCGGGGAAAAAACAACAATTTCTGCTGCAACTGGCAAGATGTATGTAACGGATGAGGATAAATTTATGGTAATGGCTTTGCAGAATGGGACTGTTTACCAAGATCCTGGCAGACGCAATTCTTCTGGATCGGAACTTCCCTACATTCGAACTTCATTTAATGAATTGGTCAAGGTTTTTGATTTGAGTGAATTCCAATTGGATCGAACAGATGAAGATTTGTTTAAGAACGATAAACGAATGAAGAATAGTCAGCAATTAAGGCAAGAAATTGACAGTATTGGTCGCACACTCAATCGAAAAAGTCATGATTTACTTACCACCTTGTCATTGGATCGAATCTTAAATAACAAAGGGGATACCATTACTAAAACTAGTCCGTTCACACATTTTTACTCCAAGCAAAATCTTGCCTTACTTGACAGTTTGATCTGGGATTATGAAACCAAAGGAACAGATCTTTTTAAACCTTTGTCAACAAAAATTATTCAAAATGTTGAAATCAATCTTGAAAGGAGAAATACTTTTGTTAAGGAGACTCGTCAAATTAAAGTACAAAAAGCAAAATTTGAATATGAACTTTTTATTAAGTACTCACTGGCAGTAGTGTGCCTTTTATTCATATTTGTTGGAGCACCTTTAGGTGCCATTGTTAGAAAAGGGGGCTATGGCTATCCGTTTATAATTTGTATACTGGTTTTTGCCGCTTACATTCTGCTTAATACATTTTGTAAGCGATTGACCGAAGGTTTAAAAATCCCAACAGTATGGGCCGCATGGTTGCCTTGTATTATTCTCACAATTCCAGGAATTTTTATTACCTGGTCTGCAATGCGTGATCGCAATGCATGGGAAGATATTAAACTTTTAAGTCGTCGCTTAACCAAGCTTATCTGGAGCTCCAAAACAAAATAA